Genomic segment of Terriglobia bacterium:
TTGACTTGGGAGGATTCTCTCCGCAGTGGCCGGATTTTCCCGGGTAATGCAGTCACCGGTCAGAAGACCACCCGGTTCGTCTTCATGCCTCCTCGCAGCAGTCTTTCCCAGGCATTAATTGGCATACCTGAATCCTAAATATTCGATCGCAGATGAGGATTTCCTTCCTTCTGGTCCAATTATCCCCACTTTTTTCCCATAATTCCACCGCCCTTGAGTGTGATACTCTGCCCCGCACTCAGCGTCGATGGCAGATCTAAACAGCTAATATCGCTTACGTTTCTCGTGACTACAACTGGGGCGACCGAAACCTCCGAACCATTGTGGCACAGGTGTTGCGTAGAAGAGACTAGTAGAAATGTAGATTCAGCAACGGTTTTTTTGTACATCATAACTCTAATGCCGCTTGCGGCTCGGAATCCAGGGATGTTGAAATCTCCGGGTGGGGAGCTGAGGTGCTTGTGCTTGACGTGCTCGAAGGCCGCTATTTGCGCCCTGCCGAGGGTATCAGAACTACCGATCTTGGAATGCGGGACCTATCGGGCTTCGACACAGATTCGGGCTCCGGCATCCGGCTCGCCGAAGAGGCAGGACCGCTCCAAGGAAGAAGGGGAGTTCAGGGGACTGTGTGCCGATTGCGAACTCCGCAATGACTGCACTTTCTCCAGGCCCGAGAGCGGGGTATGGCACTGCGAGCACTACCGTTGATTCAGGCAAGCCCGGTCATTATGAGGATTCGGCTTCTGGAAGGCGGATGTCATGAAAACACAGGAAATTCAGGCCATTATCGAGAAACACAGCGGGCAGCGTGGTGAGCTCATCGCGATCCTTGAAGATATCCAGTCCAAGTACAGTTATCTTCCCGAACCAGCCCTGAAAGCCGTAGCGGAGCAGACGGGCCGATCTCTGGTCGACATCTATGGCGTCGCTACCTTCTATCGATGGTTCAGCCTCAAACCACGCGGCCGGCATCTGTGCTCCGTTTGTCTCGGGACGGCCTGTCACGTCCGCGGCGGGCCGGTCATTGCCGAGGAATTCGGACGTGAATTGGGAATCAAGACAGGCGAGAACACCTCGGATGGGGAGTTTACTCTGGAGACCGTGAACTGCCTGGGGGCGTGCGCACTTGGGCCGATTGTGGTGGTCGACGGTCATTATTTCTCCAACGTAAGTCCCATCCGGGTCAAAGAAATTGTCGGCCAGACCCGGGAGGGGCTCGATAAAGTCGACATCAAAACGGACCAGCGGGTGTTCCCCATCGAGGTCAGCTGCGCACGCTGCAACCACAGCCTCACCGACTCGAACAACCTATTGGACGGCATCCCCGCCATTCGGGTGACAGCTGCTTACGAACATACTCATGGCTGGCTTTTTCTGTCCTCCTTGTATGGAAGCTACAGCACCCAGTCTGAACACGAAATCCCGATGGATATGACGGTGAACTTCTTCTGCCCGCACTGCCACGCCGAACTCTCCGGAGGGACACCGTGCACGGAGTGCAGTGCTCCAATGGTTCCCATGATTGTGCGCGGCGGCGGGATTCTGCAGATCTGCTCGCGTCGAGGTTGCCGGGCCCACAGGCTTGATTTTGACGGGATGAATCTATGATCCCGCGCTCAAACCGGCCTTCAGATGGGGACCAATGATCTACCTTCAGGCGGAAAGGGAAGGAACGCGTCCATGGAAAAACTCAAGTCGATAGACGATCTCAGGAGCCTGCAAAGCCGGCTGGTCGCCAGCACGGATCTCCATAAACCAACGATTGTCATCTCTGCGGGCACTTGCGGTCAAGCCAGCGGCGCCAACGATCTCATTCGCATCACCAAGCGTCAGTTGCTCTACAAGGGTCTCACGGACAGGATCCGGTTGCGGATCACCGGGTGTCACGGATATTGCCAGGCTGAGCCGTCGGTTCTGGTTGAGCCCAAAGGGATCTTCTATCCGAGAATCAGCCCGGAGGACATGGAACGTATTGTCGATGCCACGGCTTCCGATGAGCCGGTCGAACGCCTGCTCTGGAAGGATCCCAACACGCGCAAGCGAATCAGCACGCAAAGCGACATCCCCTTCTTCAAGAGCCAGAAGCGTACGATTCTCGCGCGCAACGAAAAGATCGATCCGATTCGCATTTACAGCTACATCCAGGACGCGGGCTATTCGGCGCTGGCGAAAGCTCTCGAGCAACGCGACCCTCAGGCGCTGATCGCGGAAATCAAAGCCTCGGGGCTCCGCGGACGTGGAGGCGCAGGGTTCCCCACGGGAATCAAGTGGGAACTCCTGGCAAAACAGAACAACGGGAGAGGAAAGGTCCTGGTCTGCAACGCGGACGAAGGCGATCCCGGCGCCTACATGGACCGCAGCGTACTTGAAGGAAATCCTCACAGCATCCTCGAGGGCATGCTTATCGGCGCCTATGCCACAGGTGCAACGGAGGGGGTGCTCTATGTCCGCAATGAGTATCCGCTGGCGATCAAGCATCTGATCATCGCCCTGCGCCAGGCAGAGGAACTGGGACTTATCGGAGCGGATATCCTTGGAACAGGATTCTCGTTCGACGTCAGCCTGGTCAGGGGGGCAGGAGCCTTCGTGTGCGGCGAGGAGACGGCGTTGATGCGGTCCATCGAAGGCAAGATCGGCGAACCGCGCCAGCGGCCTCCGTATCCCGTGCAAAAGGGGATCGAGGGCAAACCGACCGCCATCAACAATGTGGAAACGTGGGCGAATATCCCCGTCATCGTCAATCAGGGTGCCGCCGCGTACGCGCTAACCGGGACGCAAAGCAATCACGGCACGAAAATTTTCAGCCTGGTGGGAAAGGTCAAAAACACCGGTCTCGTCGAAGTACCCATGGGTATTACGATCGGCGAAATCGTCCACGACATCGGCGGCGGACCTTCCGGGCGTGCCCAGATCAAGGCCGTTCAAACCGGCGGGCCCAGTGGCGGCTGCATCCCCACCTCGATGTTCGATCTGCCCGTCGACTACGAAAGCTTGAGCGCGGCGGGTTCCATCATGGGATCAGGCGGGATGATCGTCATGGACGAAAACACCTGCATGGTTGATGTCGCGAAGTACTTCATGAATTTCCTGAAGGATGAGTCGTGCGGGAAGTGCTATGTCTGCCGCAAGGGCACGCAGCGGATGTGGGAAATACTCGACGACATTACCAAGGGGAATGGAACGGCCGAGGATCTCGACCTCCTGGAAGAACTCGCGCTCGTGGTCAAGGACGCCTCCATGTGCGGTTTGGGTCAGACCGCTTCCAATCCCGTGCTCAGCACCCTGCGCTACTTTCGCGAGGAATACCTTGCCCACGTCGAGCGGAAATTCTGTCCGGCGACAGTCTGCCGCGGTCTGTTCAACTATCGGGTTATCGCCGAGAAGTGCACCGGCTGTGCGCTCTGCGTGAAAGTCTGCCCTACCGGTGCCATTATGGGACCGCGCAAGGAAGCGCACAACCTGGATCGATCCAAGTGCATCAAGTGCCGGGCATGCTATGACGTGTGCAAGTTCGATGCGATCGCCGGAGATGCCATCATCGTTGTTCCCGTTTCGTGATTGACGAGGAGGAAACCGAATGATCAAGCTGAGCCTGAACGGTCTGCCCGTCTCAGTGGAGGAGGGCATGACCCTGCTGGAAGCTGCAACCTTTTTTGGCTTCCCGATCCCGACCTTGTGCCACATGGATGGACTCTCCCCCTATGGCGCCTGCAGGTTGTGCCTCGTCGAAATCGGCGAGGGCCCCAAAGCCAAATTGGTCAGTTCTTGCACCTACCCGGTCGAAGAGGGCCTCAAAGTGCGCACGGCTTCCGCGCGCGTCGTCAAGGCGCGCAAAATGATCCTGGAACTGCTGCTGGCCTCATGCCCCCAATCCAAGACCATCCAGGATCTGGCTTCGGCTCACCAGGTGCGCCAGCAGCGCTTCAAGCAGGAGCACGAGACTTGTATCCTCTGCGGGCTCTGCGTGCGCATGTGCCGCGAGCAGATGATGGCGGGGGCCATCGGTTTTCGAGGGCGGGGCAATCATCGCAGTCTGGGTACGCCCTTCGACATCAAATCCGAAGTTTGCCGGCTGTGCGGCGGTTGCATCCAGGTCTGCCCGGCCTGCCAGCTTCGCTGCACGTACACGGAGCCCGACAAAGCAATCTGCGGGGGGTGTGCCAACCTCAGCCCGCCCTGCCTCGAGAAGCCGCAATTCAACGATATGATGTGTTTCATGGCGCCTTGTGTCGCCTGTGAAATCCGGAAAGATTGAAAAGCCCAAAGGAGAAAGCACTCATGAGTCTATCAAAGACAAATGCCACAGCAGCAACTCTTACCAAGAACCGAACCGAAGACTCCATCGTCCCCACATCAGGCATGTGTGTCACCTGCGTGGACGGCTGCATCGGAATGTGCGAGATCGGCAAGTCCGCCTATCGGGGGCACGAGGTCATCTACCCCCAGCCATTCGGAGTCATCACCACCGCAGCAGAAAAGACCTATCCCGTCGACTATTCACACTTCAACATCATGGGGACCGCCGTCGGCGCCCACGGCATTGAAGCCGACTCCGACAAGGCCATCTTTCCTTCCGTCAGGCTCGATGTCGCCATCGGCCACGACAAGAAGCTGAAGTTCCGCCTCCCCTGGATCATTCCCGGCATCGGATCGACCAATGTCGCCAAGAACAACTGGGAGGGGCTGGCCATTGGCTCGGCCCTGGCGGGCACCGGCCTGACCATCGGAGAGAACGTGGTCGGCATGGACCCCGAAGCGGTGATCAAGAATGGCCGTGTAGTGGACACCGTGGACCTGAAGCGCCGGGTGAAGCTCTATCAGGATTACCAGCGCGACGGCTACGGGGCCACCATCGTGCAGTCGAACATCGAGGACACCCGCCTGGGAGTGCAGGAGTACGCAGTGGAAAAGCTCGGCGTCGAGTGTGTCGAGCTGAAGTGGGGCCAGGGCGCCAAGGACATCGGCGGCGAGGTCAAGATCAACAACCTCAAGAAGGCCCGGTTGCTTCATGAGCGCGGATACATCGTGCTCCCCGACCCGACCAATGCCTTCGTCATCAAAGCCTTCGAACAGGGCGCCTTCAAGGAGTTCGAGCGCCATTCGCGCGTCGGCATGGTGAGCGAGGAATCTTTTGCCCAGAGAGTGGAAGAACTGCGCAAGGCCGGCGCCAAGTACGTTTTCCTCAAGACGGGTGCCTATCGCCCTGCCGACCTGGCGCGCGCTCTGGCATTCTCTTCCAAGTACAGGATCGACCTGCTCACCGTCGATGGCGCGGGCGGGGGTACCGGAATGAGCCCCTGGAAAATGATGAATGAATGGGGCGTCCCGCCGGTCGAACTCCACTCGCTCCTCCATGGGTACGCGAAGAAACTCGCTGACGAAGGCAGGTATGTTCCTGCCCTGGCTGTCGCCGGCGGATTCACATTCGAAGATCAGATCTTCAAAGGCCTCGCTCTCGGCGCGCCTTTTGTGAAGCTCGTCGGAATGGCGCGCAGCCCGATCGCGGCCGCCATGGTCGGCAAGACCATCGGCCGGGCCATCGACGACGGACAATTGCCGGTCTACATCGAGCGTTTCGGGAATACCAAGGATGAAATCTTCGTCACGGCCGCCTCGCTGCGACAGGAAGTGGGCAACGACGAGTTCGAGAAATTGCCCACCGGAGCACTCGGCCTTTACACCTACTACGAGCGGCTCGCCCAGGGGTTACGCCAACTCATGGCCGGGAGCCGGAAGTTTGCTCCTGAATTCATCAGCCGTGATGATCTGGCCGCGCTCACCAGGGAGGCGGCGGCGATCAGCGGTATCCGCCATGTGATGGACGTCGACGAGGAGGAAGTCGAAAAGATTCTGAACGGCAAGTCTCTCGCGCCGCCGGCCAAGCGGCAGCAAGCAGGCAGCAAGCCCTAGACGGCGCTGGACGCACTTCTGCTTGCTATCCCGGCTGTCTTGGTTTATTACTTCCCCGTTGAGGGAAGTGCTCCGGGGCGTTTTTTCGCCAGCGGTCTGCCGCTGCATCCGCTCCGGGAGCGATCAGGCGGCCGTCTCTCATGATCAAGATCGCGCTACTGGGGTTCGGAAATGTTGGGCGCGCATTTGCGCACTTCCTCGACAAGACGGGTGAGGGTGCAGAGTTTCCGATCCTGGGCATCGCGGACATTACCGGCGGCTTGATCTTGCGCGATGCCGAGGATGCGCGCTGGCTCCTGGCGATGCAGGAGCAGGGGCGCACAGTTGCCGATTGCGCTGCGCGGGGCGCGTTCTTCAACGTCCTGTCCTATATCAACAACCTGCCGAAAGCGGGCATCGCGGCGCTTGTGGAATGCTTGCCCACCAATCCGCTCGACGGACAGCCTGCCCTTGATCTGATCAGGCGCGCAATCGACAAGGGACTCGCCGTTGTTACCGTAGACAAAGGGCCGATTGTTCATGGCTTCCAGTCCCTGACCTCAGCCGCCCGGCGCAAAGGCACAAAACTGGCTTACAGCGGCACGACCGGCGTGCGGCCTCCTGAAGGGATTGCAGGATGTCATGTCCTCGACATCCGCGGCATCCTCAATGGGACCACGAACTATATTCTCACCGAAATGCAGGAGCGCGGGCTCACCTTCAGGCAGGCCCTGGTGCTGGCAAAGGATCAGGGGATCGCCGAGCCCAACCCGGAGCTCGATATCGAAGGGTGGGATACCGCGTGCAAGATCCTGATTCTCGCCAACGAGTGGATGCAGGCCCGGGCATCCCTGGCGGATGTGGTGCGCATCGGGATCGGGCCGGAGACGGAGCAGATGATCATGGAGGCGGGCAGCTCCGGTCGTGTCGTGCGGCTCATAGGCCGCGCACGCCTGCAGGATGGGCGGATGCGCCTCAGCGTCGGACCTAAAACCGTCGGCCCCCAATCCTTGCTCCACTCGATCTCCGGCACATCGAAGGGCGCGATCTTCGCGACCAGGGAAAAGGGCGAACTCTTCGCCGGCGGCGTGTCTGGCCGCGATGCCATAGCGCAGACAATTCTCGAAGACCTCAAATCGGTGACCCAGACAAACAGTGGCACGCCATGAGTGATGAACACTGAGCATATCACTCACCGCCCGGCACTCGGCGCACATCGCCCGTCACTTGCCACTGTCCCCAGCCGTACTGTGGTGGTAATTATTTGGTGTGATCCAAAACGAAGACGCCGACTTGGAGACAAAGCATGAAGTTCCATCCAGGCTGTCAAGAGGAGGAGACGACCAAGAGCCGGAAGCGGATCCGGATCGACGTTAGCCGCCGCCTGCCCCGGGGGGAAGGTTGCGGGTGATGGCCAAATTCCTGCTCTGGTGTATTTTGCTGGTGCTCTGCTGGCCCATAGCGCTGCTGGCGCTTGTTCTCTATCCGTTGGTCTGGTTGATCCTCCTTCCCTTCCGGATTCTCGGCATCGCGGTCGCCGGAGTGCTCGGGCTGTTCTGGGCGGTGGTCACCCTGCCCGTACGGATCATCAAAAAAATCGCATGAGGAAGCATGAAGATCGGAATCACCTGTTACCCGACCTACGGCGGCAGCGGGATCGTCGCGACAGAGCTTGGCAAGGAACTGGCAGAGAAAGGGCACGAGATTCATTTCATCAGCTATGCCCTGCCGCTGCGGCTGAACCGGGCAACGCCCAACATATTTTTTCACGAGGTCGAAGTCACCAACTATCCTCTGTTCGACCACCCCCCCTATACGCTCGCCCTGGCCACCAAGATGGCGGAGGTGGCGGAACTGCAAGGGCTGGACCTGCTGCACTGTCACTACGCCATTCCCCACTCGGTGAGCGCTTTCCTGGCCAAGTCGATGTTGCACCCGCGCAAGCTTCCCGTGGTGACGACGCTGCACGGCACGGATATCACTCTCGTAGGCGCAGACCGCTCCTACCTTCCCATCACCAAGTTCTCAATCGAACGCTCCGATGGAGTCACTGCCGTCTCTCAGTACCTCAAGCAGGCGACTTGCGAGACCTTTGGGGTGCAGAACGAGATCGAAGTGATCTACAACTTCGTCAACTGCGACGTCTACAAGCCGGGGGCAAGACCCGGACTGCAGGAGCGCTTCGCGCCGGGCGGCGAAAAGATACTCATTCATCTCTCGAATTTCCGGGCGGTGAAGCGGACCGGCGACGTGATCGAGATCTTCCTGCGTGTGCAAAGGAAGCTGCCTGCGGTGCTGCTCATGGTCGGAGACGGCCCGGAGCGCAGCAGCGCCGAATGGCTGGCGCATCATTACGGCATTGCAGAGAAGGTTCGTTTTCTGGGCAAACGCGACAACATCGACGAATTGATCGGAGCCGCCCACCTGCTCCTGCTGCCCAGCGAGACCGAGTCTTTCGGCCTGGTCGCGCTGGAAGCGATGGCCTGCGAAGTTCCGGTGGTGGTTTCGAGGGTTGGTGGACTTCCCGAGGTGATCACCGACGGCAGAGAAGGATTTCTGGTCGAGCCGCACAACATCGATGGAATGGCTGAGAGAGCGCTGCAAATTCTCTCAGACGAGAAAGAGCGCCGGGAAATGGGCAAGCGCGGCCGCGAATCGGCCAGAGCCCGGTTCTGTGCCGACGAAATCGTGTGCCAATACGAGAGTTATTATAAGAAGATCCTCGCCAAGGTCTGATCCCTGCCGCCGCCGTCGGTCAGCTAATGCGCGCGGTGGGAAGATTCGATCAGAACCAGCCCGGAGCTGATGGCGTTGGGCAGCTTCACAATGGAGCCCAGGTCAAAACCATCCTTGATCTTGCCCCTCACCGCGACCCGAGCGCCTGTGCGTGGCACCCCCTTGTCCGAAACCACCCACAGCTTGCCGGTACCGTCGTCCACTTCGTAGGCGCCGCGCCCCAGAGCTGAGTAGCTGCGCACCACTTTACCGACAATCCCGACTTCGCGATTCGCGTACCGATAGGGCTCCGCCATGATCTGGTTGATCGTTTTCTGCACGCAGCCGGCAAGCAATAATAACAGTATCAGCAGCACCGGCACAGCGGCGATCCGCCTTCCCGTGGTTTTCCGCATAGCGATTCTCCCGAATGTTCTCGCCTATTAGATCCATCTGACAGCCGAAGGTTTCACCGCGCGGCCCGACGGCCGACGCCAACTCTGAGATCACGAAAGGCGCGCAAACCACATCTCTTCTTTCGTGGCTCCGGGAGGCGACCTGGAAAATTGCCGAACTGCAGTTGGACTGGAGCCGCAAACAGGGCATAATAGTGATGCCCAAACGGAGGAACATGACGCGCCGCCCCAAGATGTTCGTGCTGGACACCAATGTAATCCTTCACGACGCCACCTGCATCCACCAATTCCAGGAAAACGACATCGTCATTCCCCTCGCCGTGATTGAGGAGATCGATCACTTCAAGCGTGGGAGCCAGGTCATCAACTTCAACGCCCGCGAATTCGCGCGCACCCTCGATTCCATAACCGGCAATGCCCTCTTCGATGGCGGCATCCCTCTTGGCGAGGGCAAAGGGAAAGTCCGGATCGCAATCACGAAGGGCTTGAGTCCGGAGATCCAGGAGGTCTTCCGCGAAGACAATGCGGATCACAGAATCCTGAGCGTCGCACTCGATCTGCACAAAAAGGCCAGGAGCCGGAGATCGGTGATCCTGGTGACCAAAGATGTCAATTTGCGCATGAAGGCGAAGGCCCTGTGCATACCGGCGGAGGATTACGCTACCGACCGCGTGCACAGCATCGATGCGCTATACAGCGGGAAGGAAATCCTCGAGGATATAGACAGCGAGCTTCTGACTGCGCTTCATCAACCTCCGTTTGAGCTGCCCGCCGCGAAGCTCCTGAACGTTCGGCCATTGGATCTTGTGCCGAACCAATATCTCATTTTACGCAATCAAAGCCGGTCCGTGCTTGCCTGCTTCGATGCGGAGACCGGGCGGCTGCGCAAGGTGGAGAAAGGTATGGTTTACGGCATCAAGCCGAGGAACGCCGAGCAGACCTTCGCCGTCGACGCGCTGACCCGGACGAACATTCCGCTGGTGACCATGACGGGGAAAGCCGGCACAGGCAAGACGCTTCTGGCGCTTGCAAGCGCCATGCAGGTCAGGAAAAACTATCGCCAGATCTTCCTCGCCCGCCCCGTCGTCCCACTGAGCAACAAGGACATGGGATTTCTCCCGGGCGATATCGAAGCCAAGCTCGCTCCCTATATGCAGCCCCTCTGGGACAATCTCAAGATCATCCAGAGCCAGTACCCTGAGGGCGACAAGCAGTACAAGCAGATCGACCAGATGATCGAAGAAAAAAAGCTGGTCATCGAGCCTTTGAGCTACATCCGCGGCCGGAGTCTGCAGAAAGTGATCTTTATTGTCGACGAGGCTCAGAATCTGACCCCCCACGAGATCAAGACCATCATCACGCGCGCGGGCGAGGGGGTGAAGATCGTCATCACAGGAGATATCTACCAGATCGATCACCCTTATCTCGACTCTCAATCCAACGGGGTCTCCTACCTCATTGATCATTTCAAAGGCCAGCCCTTGTACGCGCACGTCAACCTGGAGAAGGGCGAGCGATCAGAGTTGGCCGAGTTGGCCAGTAACCTGCTCTGAGCACCCGAATACCTCGGCTGACGTCGGCGCAACCGCTTCCAAAGTATTACTGAACAGTCCCGCAGGCGCTGGTGGCGCACCCTACGACGCATGAAAATCGAGGCGATGTCGGGAGACATGTGGAGAGTCGCGTCCGGCATCCGCCACCCACGTCGCGGGCGCGGGCGGCCCGACCGCGCTCAACAAAGTCCATTTTCGAAACAGTAAAGGCGCGAGGAGTTTTTCATAGGTGCAGATGACCGCTCTGGATGCTACCAATCCCATTCAACGAGCTGCTCTCCGGAACGGTCAAATCGGTAATGGGTTCTCAAATTCAGAACGATATAAGTACAGACCCCCTCACCGTCCATACTGGCTCGGGCTGAAGCCGGAAAGGAGGCAGCATGCCCCACGTGCCTCGCCCTGCGTCTGGCGATCGCGGGAAATCCTTAGAGTGCAACGCGTTGCTCAGAGAGTTGCTTGACCAGCCCGACCTCATCCTGCAGCTCCGCAACGTCTTTGCCGGAGAGACGCAGAAGGACATTGAGAATCTCATGGCGGCCTGCGTCGCGCATGACTCTGCGCGGGTCGCAAGCATCGCTCATCGACTCAAGGGTTCTGCCGCTACCATCGGAGCCGAGCCCCTGCGAGCGGCAGCTGCACGAATTGAGCGATTCGGGCGCCAGGGCCGGCTGCCACAGGTTCAGGAGTGCGTACCCAGTCTAAACGTTGAATTCGTTCGTTTTTGCAGCTTCCTTTCGACGCTTGCCGAGTCAGAACAATCCTAGACTTTTCGGGCTCCCCCCTCATAAATACTTCTGATCCTTGCCAAAATCCGTGTCGATTAGAAACATCGTAGCCAGGCCAATGAAATCTGATAACCATAATCTGCCTGCAGCATAGGAAAACTGGTGGCGCCCATGACGGAAGCATCGCGCCAGACCATTGGCATCCTGCTTGTGGATGACCATGCGGTGATCCGCGCCGCACTGCGATTGCTGATCGACAAACAACCGGGAATGGTGGTCGTCGGTGAAGCCGGCAACAAAGAGGAGGCGGTCTCGATCGCATCCCGGGAGCAACCCGAGATCATACTTCTTGATCTATGCCTCGGAGAGGAAAACGGCATCGATCTGATCCCGGAGTTGCTGGCCGCGGCCGAAGAATCCAAGATCATCGTGCTGACCGGAGTACGAGATCCGGCAGAACATCAGGTCGCAATCCGTCGCGGGGCCATGGGCATCGTTCATAAAGAGGCTTCCGCGGATATGCTCATTAAAGCCATCGATCGTGTCAATGCCGGCGAACTGTGGCTCGATCGGCGCATGACGGCAACACTGGTATCCCGGTTAAGGCGTGACCTTGAAGTCCCGAGTCTGTCTGACGTGGCCGATGTGACTTCCCGAATAACTGCCCGTGAGCGTGAGATCATCTCTCTCGTTGGAGAGGGATTGAAGAACAAACAGATTGCAGACCGCCTGTGCATCAGCGAAGCGACGGTCCGGCACCATTTGACATCCATACTGAAAAAACTGGATGTGTCGGACCGCCTCGAGCTTCTCATATTCGCCTACCAGCACAATCTGGTCAGCATGAAGAAGGATGATCCTGCGGGAAAGATATTGACGCTGCCTCAGGTGTCAAAGCGTCTCCTGCAGTAACAGTCTCTGTCCTGCGCCCCCCTCGAACGCTGCGTATATCTTAGAGCCGGATGAGCATTTGACGGCGTGCAATTCCGAACCCCAGATGCACCAAATGGTGGCGGGTTGAAGCGGGGAGAGGGCAGAGGGAAAGCAGACCCGGCAATAGAGCAACCCCTCACGTGCCCTGCGGCCGGCGCGTTCTCGACTGCCCTTCCCTCATATCGGCTCTTCAAGCACATCCATGAGAAGGCAATTCCAGGGTGCCCTGACTTCTAATGCCGTGAGGTAGAGCCAGTGCGGGTCAATCGCCATTTTGTCTTAAGGGCATATCACGATCGGGTCGAAGAGAGCCAGTGGACTCGAGGGCGGTTAGCTCAGCGCAGAGCGCCGGCATTACCCGCCGGAGGCCGGGGGTTCAAATCCTTCACCGCCCACCAGTCCGGCAACCGCCGCCACACTTCGAAGATTGGAACAAATCCCAAATTTTGTTAAACCTCTGAACGATTTCTGCCGATCCGCGTAGTAGGACAGCGAACGCAGCATGTTCGGGTCACGGGGCAAATGTATGAGCAGGCAATGGCTGACACTCTTGTTCATTCATCTCTGCGCTCCAGCTTTACTCGGTGCTCAGAACATCACAGACACTTCAAACGGGACGTTGAATCTTGTCGTCAGCTTCACCGTGGTGCCCGGCACTTCGAATTCTCCGACCAGCAGAACGGTGAACTTTCGCGTGCGCTGCATGAGTGCTGCGGGATACCAGTTGGCGGCCTCGGCAGTCTACTCAACCGCGGCAAGTGCACCCGCCGACAACGGACGGACGATCCAGGCATCCGATATCGGTGTAGGCATCACCGCGATCGACACTTCGGGCTCGGAAGTCTTGAAACCACGCGCGGACACGATAGCATTCGGATTCGACTACGACCCGGCGAACGTGCCGGCAACCAATGGACTGACACCATACACAGGGAAAGCGTCCGGACAGGCAACTCTTGCCGACTTTGTTGACAATCCGATAGTGACGATTCTGGCCGGACCCCAGGTGGCGAATACCGAAGATACTTCAAGTTCAACCAACTATATTTCCGTAACTATGACCTTTGCGCTCGTGCCGCAATACTTCACGCCGGGCACTTTTACCGCAGTCATCACGCTCTCGACTTCACGAGGAAACCCGGAAACTATGACAAAAATCAAACCTAACGGAGCAAACCATCATGCACAAGAGCTATTTGATTCTCTTTGGGACGATTGTATTGACGTTATTGATGTTTGCGCAAATCGGATTTGCCCAGACGACGGGAACCATCACTGTTAGCGGGACGGACCCCGATGCCTTCTCCATCACCAACACCTCGAATGCCGCGCTGAGTGCAACCATCATTCTGGGCAATCTGAATCCCGCCACGGGAGGCGTGCTCACCAGCGGAACCGCTCAAATTCGCCTCAGAAGCAACAAGGCCTACTATTTGACCGCACAGACGACGGTGCTCAGCTTCACGGGAGCCGGGGCAGTTGATGGGGGTGCCACCATCGCTCTGTCCGACTTCGGTTTCGGCATCAGCGCGATCGACGCGACCGGCGTGAATGTTGCCAATCAAATTGGTCATACTCCCGTGGCCCTTTTCAACTATGACCCACGGACGGTTGCGGTTACCAATGGTCTGACACCGTTTGTGTCCGGCACGCACGGAACCTTGAATGACATCTCATCGAGCGTCCAGATACTCGGGGGACCGCGCATCAGTACCCAGGGCAACATCTCCACCG
This window contains:
- a CDS encoding NAD(P)H-dependent oxidoreductase subunit E is translated as MKTQEIQAIIEKHSGQRGELIAILEDIQSKYSYLPEPALKAVAEQTGRSLVDIYGVATFYRWFSLKPRGRHLCSVCLGTACHVRGGPVIAEEFGRELGIKTGENTSDGEFTLETVNCLGACALGPIVVVDGHYFSNVSPIRVKEIVGQTREGLDKVDIKTDQRVFPIEVSCARCNHSLTDSNNLLDGIPAIRVTAAYEHTHGWLFLSSLYGSYSTQSEHEIPMDMTVNFFCPHCHAELSGGTPCTECSAPMVPMIVRGGGILQICSRRGCRAHRLDFDGMNL
- a CDS encoding FMN-binding glutamate synthase family protein, translated to MSLSKTNATAATLTKNRTEDSIVPTSGMCVTCVDGCIGMCEIGKSAYRGHEVIYPQPFGVITTAAEKTYPVDYSHFNIMGTAVGAHGIEADSDKAIFPSVRLDVAIGHDKKLKFRLPWIIPGIGSTNVAKNNWEGLAIGSALAGTGLTIGENVVGMDPEAVIKNGRVVDTVDLKRRVKLYQDYQRDGYGATIVQSNIEDTRLGVQEYAVEKLGVECVELKWGQGAKDIGGEVKINNLKKARLLHERGYIVLPDPTNAFVIKAFEQGAFKEFERHSRVGMVSEESFAQRVEELRKAGAKYVFLKTGAYRPADLARALAFSSKYRIDLLTVDGAGGGTGMSPWKMMNEWGVPPVELHSLLHGYAKKLADEGRYVPALAVAGGFTFEDQIFKGLALGAPFVKLVGMARSPIAAAMVGKTIGRAIDDGQLPVYIERFGNTKDEIFVTAASLRQEVGNDEFEKLPTGALGLYTYYERLAQGLRQLMAGSRKFAPEFISRDDLAALTREAAAISGIRHVMDVDEEEVEKILNGKSLAPPAKRQQAGSKP
- a CDS encoding (2Fe-2S)-binding protein → MIKLSLNGLPVSVEEGMTLLEAATFFGFPIPTLCHMDGLSPYGACRLCLVEIGEGPKAKLVSSCTYPVEEGLKVRTASARVVKARKMILELLLASCPQSKTIQDLASAHQVRQQRFKQEHETCILCGLCVRMCREQMMAGAIGFRGRGNHRSLGTPFDIKSEVCRLCGGCIQVCPACQLRCTYTEPDKAICGGCANLSPPCLEKPQFNDMMCFMAPCVACEIRKD
- a CDS encoding 4Fe-4S binding protein, translating into MEKLKSIDDLRSLQSRLVASTDLHKPTIVISAGTCGQASGANDLIRITKRQLLYKGLTDRIRLRITGCHGYCQAEPSVLVEPKGIFYPRISPEDMERIVDATASDEPVERLLWKDPNTRKRISTQSDIPFFKSQKRTILARNEKIDPIRIYSYIQDAGYSALAKALEQRDPQALIAEIKASGLRGRGGAGFPTGIKWELLAKQNNGRGKVLVCNADEGDPGAYMDRSVLEGNPHSILEGMLIGAYATGATEGVLYVRNEYPLAIKHLIIALRQAEELGLIGADILGTGFSFDVSLVRGAGAFVCGEETALMRSIEGKIGEPRQRPPYPVQKGIEGKPTAINNVETWANIPVIVNQGAAAYALTGTQSNHGTKIFSLVGKVKNTGLVEVPMGITIGEIVHDIGGGPSGRAQIKAVQTGGPSGGCIPTSMFDLPVDYESLSAAGSIMGSGGMIVMDENTCMVDVAKYFMNFLKDESCGKCYVCRKGTQRMWEILDDITKGNGTAEDLDLLEELALVVKDASMCGLGQTASNPVLSTLRYFREEYLAHVERKFCPATVCRGLFNYRVIAEKCTGCALCVKVCPTGAIMGPRKEAHNLDRSKCIKCRACYDVCKFDAIAGDAIIVVPVS